From a single Methylosinus sp. H3A genomic region:
- the purL gene encoding phosphoribosylformylglycinamidine synthase subunit PurL, whose amino-acid sequence MLEAALAHGLKTEEYERILALIGRAPSLTELGIFSAMWNEHCSYKSSRIHLRKLPTKAPWVIKGPGENAGVIDIGGGDACVFKMESHNHPSFIEPYQGAATGVGGILRDVFTMGARPIACLNLLRFGKPAHPKTRRLVAGVVAGVGGYGNSFGVPTVGGSTEFDESYDGNILVNAMAVGLARTDSIFYSAAAGVGNPIVYLGSKTGRDGIHGASMASASFEADAEEKRPTVQVGDPFSEKLLLEACLELMASGAVIAIQDMGAAGLTSSAVEMGAKGNLGIELDLDALPCREEGMTAYEMMLSESQERMLMVLKPEQEKEAEAIFVKWGLDFAIIGKTTDNLRFVVKHKGVVEADLPIKELGDEAPVYDRPHVPTPKPPVLDAASIAPLGSNARALLALLATPDLCSKRWVWEQYDHLILGNTVRAPGGDAAVVRIREGRKGLVLTTDVTARYCAADPAEGGRQAVAEAWRNISARGGQPLALTDNLNFGNPEKPEIMGQFVGCLQGIGEAARALDFPIVSGNVSLYNETQGTGILPTPAIGGVGVISDVALASTIALPEGGKTILLIGETKGWLGQSLYLRDLAGRRDGAPPPVDLEAEKRNGDFVRALVLEQRALAVHDLSDGGLAVALAEMAIAGGVGATLDRLPEGPAHAILFGEDQARYLVVAEPAEAAAIEADAKAAGVAVLALGATGGNELHLPGEAPILLCDVQHAQQAPLPAYMAGDDSVFALGF is encoded by the coding sequence ATGCTCGAAGCGGCCTTGGCGCATGGGCTGAAGACAGAGGAATATGAGCGCATCCTCGCGCTGATCGGCCGCGCGCCGAGCCTCACCGAGCTCGGAATATTCTCGGCCATGTGGAACGAGCATTGTTCCTACAAGTCTTCGCGCATTCATCTGCGCAAGCTGCCGACCAAGGCGCCCTGGGTCATCAAAGGGCCGGGCGAGAACGCCGGCGTCATCGACATAGGCGGCGGCGACGCCTGCGTCTTCAAGATGGAGAGCCACAACCACCCCTCCTTCATCGAGCCCTATCAAGGCGCGGCGACGGGCGTGGGCGGCATTCTGCGCGATGTCTTCACAATGGGCGCGCGGCCGATCGCCTGTTTGAATCTGCTGCGCTTCGGCAAGCCGGCGCATCCCAAGACGCGGCGGCTGGTCGCCGGAGTGGTCGCCGGCGTCGGCGGCTATGGCAATTCCTTCGGCGTGCCGACAGTGGGCGGCTCGACGGAATTCGACGAATCCTATGACGGCAATATTCTCGTCAACGCCATGGCGGTCGGCCTCGCCCGCACGGATTCGATCTTCTATTCGGCGGCGGCGGGCGTCGGCAATCCGATCGTCTATCTCGGCTCCAAGACCGGCCGCGACGGCATTCACGGCGCCAGCATGGCCTCCGCCTCCTTCGAGGCCGACGCCGAGGAGAAGCGTCCGACCGTGCAGGTCGGCGATCCTTTCTCGGAAAAGCTCTTGCTCGAGGCCTGTCTCGAGCTGATGGCCTCGGGCGCCGTCATCGCGATCCAGGACATGGGCGCGGCCGGCCTCACCTCCTCCGCCGTGGAGATGGGAGCCAAGGGCAATCTCGGCATTGAGCTCGATCTCGACGCCCTGCCCTGCCGCGAAGAAGGCATGACCGCCTATGAGATGATGCTCTCGGAGAGCCAGGAGCGCATGCTCATGGTGCTGAAGCCCGAGCAGGAGAAAGAGGCCGAGGCCATTTTCGTGAAATGGGGCCTCGATTTCGCGATCATCGGCAAGACCACCGACAATCTGCGCTTCGTCGTCAAGCACAAGGGCGTCGTCGAGGCCGATCTGCCGATCAAGGAGCTCGGCGACGAGGCTCCGGTCTATGACCGTCCCCATGTCCCGACGCCGAAGCCGCCGGTTCTCGATGCGGCGTCGATCGCGCCGCTCGGCTCCAATGCGCGCGCGCTGCTGGCCCTGCTGGCGACGCCGGACCTCTGCTCCAAGCGCTGGGTGTGGGAGCAATATGACCATCTGATCCTCGGCAATACGGTGCGCGCGCCGGGCGGTGACGCCGCCGTGGTGCGCATCCGCGAGGGGCGCAAAGGCCTGGTGCTGACCACCGACGTAACGGCGCGCTACTGCGCGGCCGATCCGGCGGAGGGCGGCCGCCAAGCTGTGGCGGAGGCTTGGCGCAATATTTCGGCGCGCGGCGGCCAGCCTCTGGCGCTCACCGACAATCTCAATTTCGGCAATCCCGAAAAGCCCGAGATCATGGGCCAGTTCGTCGGCTGCCTGCAAGGCATTGGCGAGGCGGCGCGGGCGCTCGACTTCCCGATCGTCTCCGGCAATGTCTCGCTCTACAACGAGACGCAGGGAACCGGCATTCTGCCGACCCCGGCGATCGGCGGCGTCGGCGTGATATCGGATGTCGCGCTCGCCTCGACCATCGCTTTGCCCGAGGGCGGCAAGACCATCCTGCTCATCGGCGAGACGAAAGGCTGGCTCGGCCAGTCGCTCTATCTGCGCGATCTCGCCGGCCGCCGCGACGGCGCGCCGCCGCCGGTCGATCTCGAGGCCGAGAAGCGCAATGGCGATTTCGTGCGCGCGCTCGTGCTCGAGCAGCGGGCGCTCGCCGTCCATGATCTCTCGGACGGCGGCCTCGCCGTGGCGCTCGCCGAAATGGCGATCGCCGGCGGCGTCGGCGCGACCCTAGACCGCCTGCCGGAAGGCCCGGCCCATGCGATCCTCTTCGGCGAGGATCAGGCGCGCTATCTGGTCGTGGCCGAGCCGGCGGAAGCGGCGGCGATCGAGGCCGATGCGAAGGCCGCGGGCGTGGCGGTTCTCGCTCTCGGCGCGACCGGCGGAAACGAGTTGCATCTGCCGGGTGAGGCGCCGATATTGCTTTGCGACGTGCAACATGCGCAGCAGGCGCCGTTGCCGGCCTATATGGCCGGGGACGACAGCGTCTTCGCTCTAGGCTTTTAG
- a CDS encoding BolA/IbaG family iron-sulfur metabolism protein, with product MAMERSEIERLIKVAIPDAVIEITALADDGDHWAASVKSESFRGKSRVQQHQMVNKAFGERLGGELHALALTTIAL from the coding sequence ATGGCGATGGAAAGAAGTGAAATCGAGCGTCTCATCAAGGTGGCCATTCCGGACGCCGTGATCGAGATCACCGCGCTCGCCGACGACGGCGATCATTGGGCCGCCTCGGTGAAGTCGGAGTCCTTCCGCGGCAAGAGCCGCGTGCAGCAGCATCAGATGGTCAACAAGGCTTTCGGCGAGCGCCTCGGCGGCGAGCTGCATGCTCTGGCGCTGACCACGATCGCTCTATAA
- the grxD gene encoding Grx4 family monothiol glutaredoxin → MSDSTTTAIKNEIDSADVVLFMKGTPAAPQCGFSMQVCQILGHVGVPFKSVNVLADPFIRDGIKAYSQWPTIPQLYVKGEFIGGCDITREMFQSGELVALFDKEGIAHAQTAKA, encoded by the coding sequence ATGTCCGACTCCACCACTACCGCGATCAAGAACGAGATCGACAGCGCCGATGTCGTGCTGTTCATGAAGGGCACGCCCGCCGCGCCGCAGTGCGGCTTCTCCATGCAGGTCTGCCAGATTCTCGGCCATGTCGGCGTTCCCTTCAAGAGCGTCAATGTGCTGGCCGATCCCTTCATTCGCGACGGCATCAAGGCCTATTCGCAATGGCCGACCATTCCCCAGCTCTATGTGAAGGGCGAGTTCATCGGCGGCTGCGACATCACCCGCGAGATGTTCCAGTCCGGTGAGCTGGTCGCGCTCTTCGACAAGGAAGGCATCGCCCACGCGCAGACGGCCAAGGCCTGA
- a CDS encoding NUDIX hydrolase — translation MTDDILRPWDVRSSRTLVRDRWINLRADHCVTRRGVSLDPYYVLEYDDWVHVVALDEEDRLLMVRQYRHGVGAASLELPGGKLDAHESDPLAAGARELLEETGHATPSLRHLARLSPNPATHSNWIHVLYGEGAREVAPLNLDSGEDIVVERIPWREALELALGGGIVNSQHVGLLVIALAQAKGVKIGG, via the coding sequence TTGACCGACGACATATTGCGGCCCTGGGACGTCCGCTCGTCGCGCACGCTCGTCCGCGACCGCTGGATCAATCTGCGCGCCGACCATTGCGTGACGCGGCGCGGCGTCTCGCTCGATCCTTATTATGTGCTGGAATATGACGATTGGGTCCATGTCGTCGCTCTGGACGAAGAGGACCGTCTTTTGATGGTGCGGCAATATCGCCATGGCGTCGGCGCGGCGTCGCTGGAGCTGCCCGGCGGCAAGCTGGACGCGCATGAGAGCGATCCCCTAGCCGCCGGCGCGCGCGAATTGCTGGAAGAAACCGGACACGCCACGCCATCATTACGACATTTGGCGCGCCTGTCGCCCAATCCGGCGACGCATTCCAATTGGATTCATGTCCTCTATGGCGAGGGCGCGAGAGAGGTCGCGCCTTTGAATCTCGATAGCGGCGAGGACATAGTCGTCGAGCGCATTCCCTGGCGCGAGGCGCTCGAGCTGGCGCTCGGCGGCGGGATCGTCAACAGCCAGCATGTCGGGCTGCTGGTCATCGCTTTGGCGCAGGCCAAAGGCGTCAAAATCGGCGGATGA
- the tlpA gene encoding thiol:disulfide interchange protein TlpA, with translation MTDQMESSSRRSLPKIAGATLVAAAVAGVLYVNGGSSGKTSAVSQACAASRDTSQRVSALAKGEVAAMAIANEPEPMPEVTFTGPDGQKRKLEDFKGKTVLLNLWATWCVPCRGEMAALDRLQAAAGSDKFEVVTINVDTSRLERPKAFLGEIGAKNLAYYADPKAEIFFQLRQSGQALGLPTTFLIDGSGCQIGLMQGPANWDSEEGRSLVTRTAELSSRPTP, from the coding sequence ATGACCGACCAGATGGAAAGCTCCAGCCGACGCAGCCTGCCGAAAATCGCGGGCGCGACTCTCGTCGCCGCCGCCGTCGCCGGCGTTCTATACGTGAACGGCGGCAGTAGCGGCAAGACGAGCGCGGTGAGCCAGGCCTGCGCCGCCTCCCGCGACACCTCGCAGCGCGTGTCAGCGCTCGCCAAGGGCGAGGTCGCGGCCATGGCCATCGCCAATGAGCCCGAGCCCATGCCGGAAGTGACCTTCACCGGGCCGGACGGCCAGAAGCGCAAGCTCGAGGACTTCAAGGGCAAGACCGTGCTGCTCAACCTCTGGGCCACATGGTGCGTGCCCTGCCGCGGCGAGATGGCCGCGCTCGACCGTCTGCAGGCGGCCGCCGGCTCCGATAAATTCGAGGTGGTGACGATCAATGTCGACACCTCCCGCCTCGAGCGGCCTAAGGCCTTCCTCGGCGAGATCGGCGCGAAGAACCTCGCCTATTACGCCGATCCCAAGGCCGAGATTTTCTTCCAGCTGCGGCAGAGCGGCCAGGCCCTGGGCCTGCCGACGACCTTTCTCATCGACGGCTCCGGCTGCCAGATCGGCCTGATGCAGGGTCCGGCCAATTGGGATTCGGAAGAGGGCCGCTCGCTGGTGACGCGCACGGCGGAGCTCTCCTCGCGGCCGACGCCCTGA
- the argH gene encoding argininosuccinate lyase encodes MTSKIWGGRFQSATDAILEAINVSIDFDKRLGPQDVRGSLAHVAMLAETGIVAPEDATAITRGLEQIRGEIEEGRFTFSRALEDIHMNVESRLAELIGPAAGRLHTARSRNDQVATDFRLYVRDAIDDIDAQLADLQLALAEKALEEAGSVMPGFTHLQSAQPVTFGHHLLAYVEMLSRDRGRFSDARARLNESPLGAAALAGTSFPIDREKTAKALGFARPTANSLDSVSDRDFVLETLSAMAISATHLSRFAEEIVLWTTSQFAFVALSDKFTTGSSIMPQKRNPDAAELVRGKTGRIIGALQAMLVVMKGLPLAYSKDMQEDKEGTFDALDNFALCVAAMAGMIRDMSVDRPRMRKAAGAGYATATDLADWLVRALNLPFREAHHVTGRIVGIAAERNVGLEKLPLETMQEVEPRITEDVFSVLGVEKSVKSRTSYGGTAPENVRKQARRWLKQLAKK; translated from the coding sequence ATGACAAGCAAAATATGGGGCGGCCGCTTTCAAAGCGCAACCGACGCGATTTTGGAGGCGATCAATGTCTCCATCGATTTCGACAAGCGCCTCGGTCCACAGGACGTGAGAGGCTCCCTCGCGCATGTCGCCATGCTGGCCGAAACCGGCATAGTCGCGCCCGAGGACGCCACCGCCATCACGCGTGGTCTAGAACAAATCCGCGGCGAAATCGAGGAGGGGCGCTTCACCTTCTCGCGCGCGCTCGAGGACATTCATATGAATGTCGAGTCGCGGCTCGCCGAGCTCATCGGCCCGGCGGCCGGGCGCCTGCATACGGCGCGCTCACGCAACGACCAAGTGGCGACCGATTTCCGCCTCTATGTCCGCGACGCGATCGACGACATAGACGCGCAACTGGCGGACCTCCAGCTCGCCCTCGCCGAGAAGGCGCTGGAGGAGGCGGGCAGCGTCATGCCCGGCTTCACCCATCTGCAATCGGCGCAGCCGGTCACTTTCGGCCATCATCTGCTCGCTTATGTCGAAATGCTCTCGCGCGACCGCGGCCGCTTTTCCGACGCGCGCGCGCGGCTGAACGAATCTCCGCTCGGCGCCGCGGCGCTGGCCGGCACCTCCTTCCCCATCGATCGCGAGAAGACGGCCAAGGCGCTCGGCTTCGCGCGGCCGACCGCGAATTCGCTGGACAGCGTCTCCGATCGCGATTTCGTGCTGGAGACTCTTTCGGCGATGGCGATCTCGGCGACGCATCTCTCGCGTTTCGCGGAGGAGATCGTGCTGTGGACGACCTCGCAATTCGCCTTTGTCGCGCTCTCCGACAAATTCACCACCGGCTCCTCCATCATGCCGCAGAAGCGCAATCCCGACGCGGCCGAGCTGGTGCGCGGCAAGACGGGGCGCATCATCGGCGCGCTGCAGGCGATGCTGGTGGTGATGAAGGGCCTGCCGCTCGCCTATTCCAAGGATATGCAGGAGGATAAGGAAGGCACTTTCGACGCGCTCGACAATTTCGCGCTCTGCGTGGCGGCGATGGCCGGCATGATTCGCGACATGAGCGTCGATCGTCCCCGGATGCGCAAGGCCGCGGGCGCCGGCTACGCCACCGCCACCGACCTCGCCGATTGGCTGGTGCGCGCGCTGAATCTGCCCTTCCGCGAGGCGCATCATGTGACCGGCCGCATCGTCGGAATCGCCGCCGAGCGCAATGTCGGCCTCGAGAAGCTGCCGCTGGAGACGATGCAGGAGGTCGAGCCGCGCATCACCGAGGATGTGTTCAGCGTGCTCGGCGTCGAGAAATCGGTGAAGAGCCGCACGAGCTATGGCGGCACGGCGCCGGAGAATGTGCGCAAGCAGGCGCGGCGCTGGCTGAAGCAATTGGCGAAGAAGTAG
- the lptM gene encoding LPS translocon maturation chaperone LptM yields MADLLRPRSAATLLILALALSGCGRRGPLDYPPEVAARPKAVVVQKTTLTPVGGKTPVAEDVKAVEYIPGTPGYRPPEQYPFILDPLLD; encoded by the coding sequence ATGGCTGATCTGCTCCGGCCGCGTTCGGCGGCGACGCTTCTGATTCTCGCGCTCGCGCTCTCCGGCTGCGGGCGGCGCGGCCCGCTCGACTATCCGCCCGAGGTCGCGGCGCGGCCCAAGGCCGTGGTCGTGCAGAAGACGACGCTGACTCCGGTCGGCGGCAAGACGCCGGTCGCCGAGGATGTGAAGGCGGTGGAATATATCCCCGGCACACCGGGCTATCGACCGCCCGAGCAATATCCTTTCATCCTCGATCCTCTGCTGGACTGA
- the lysA gene encoding diaminopimelate decarboxylase, translating to MHHFDYRAGALHADEVPLAKIAEKVGTPFYCYSATTIRRHFQVFSAAFAGLDALVCYALKANSNQAVLTLLAGLGAGMDVVSGGELKRARAAGVPASKITFSGVGKTQSEIALAIDEGIFCFNVESEPELAEISRIASARAKRAHISLRVNPDVDAKTHAKISTGLAENKFGVPLSRAREIYAHAAKLPGLEVTGVDMHIGSQITDLSPFDEAFSLLAELVAGLRADGHKISHVDLGGGLGIPYHEGEDPASYHPDRYAEIVRRHIAGLGCKLLFEPGRLIVGNSGILVTRVLYVKQGEAKSFVIVDAGMNDLVRPTLYDAWHELIPVAQAAPSHPRIIADVVGPVCETGDYIALGRSIPEPAQGDLLAILTAGAYGAVQAGTYNSRPLVPEVLVDGAEWAVVRERPSVEQLIALDSVPEWLRK from the coding sequence ATGCATCACTTCGACTATCGCGCCGGCGCGCTGCACGCCGACGAGGTTCCGTTGGCGAAGATCGCCGAGAAGGTCGGAACGCCCTTCTACTGCTATTCGGCGACGACGATCCGTCGGCATTTCCAGGTCTTCTCGGCAGCCTTCGCCGGGCTCGACGCGCTGGTCTGCTATGCGCTGAAGGCCAATTCCAATCAGGCCGTGCTGACGCTGCTCGCCGGCCTCGGCGCCGGAATGGACGTCGTCTCCGGCGGCGAGCTGAAGCGCGCCCGCGCCGCCGGCGTTCCCGCGAGCAAGATCACCTTTTCTGGCGTCGGCAAGACGCAGTCCGAGATCGCGCTGGCGATCGACGAGGGCATTTTCTGCTTCAATGTGGAGTCGGAGCCCGAGCTCGCCGAGATTTCCCGCATCGCCTCCGCTAGGGCCAAGCGCGCGCATATCTCGCTACGCGTCAATCCTGACGTCGACGCCAAGACCCACGCCAAGATTTCGACCGGCCTCGCCGAGAATAAATTCGGAGTGCCGCTGTCGCGCGCGCGCGAAATCTACGCCCATGCGGCGAAGCTGCCGGGCCTCGAGGTCACGGGCGTCGATATGCATATCGGCTCGCAGATCACCGATCTTTCGCCCTTCGACGAGGCTTTCTCTCTGCTCGCCGAGCTGGTCGCGGGGCTGCGCGCCGATGGACACAAAATCTCCCATGTCGATCTCGGCGGCGGGCTCGGCATTCCCTATCACGAGGGCGAGGACCCGGCCTCTTATCACCCGGATCGCTACGCCGAGATCGTCCGCCGCCATATCGCAGGGCTCGGGTGCAAATTGCTGTTCGAGCCGGGACGGCTCATCGTCGGCAATTCGGGAATATTGGTCACGCGCGTGCTCTATGTGAAGCAGGGCGAGGCCAAGTCTTTCGTCATCGTCGACGCCGGCATGAATGATCTCGTGCGCCCGACGCTCTATGACGCATGGCACGAGCTGATCCCGGTCGCGCAGGCTGCGCCGTCGCATCCGCGCATTATCGCCGATGTCGTTGGGCCGGTGTGCGAGACGGGCGATTACATCGCCCTCGGCCGCTCCATCCCCGAGCCGGCGCAGGGCGATCTATTGGCCATTCTGACGGCCGGCGCCTATGGCGCGGTGCAGGCGGGGACCTATAACAGCCGCCCGCTCGTGCCGGAGGTTCTCGTCGATGGCGCCGAGTGGGCCGTGGTGCGCGAGCGCCCGAGCGTGGAGCAGCTCATCGCGCTGGATTCTGTGCCGGAGTGGTTGCGGAAGTAA